The following coding sequences are from one Ornithorhynchus anatinus isolate Pmale09 chromosome 11, mOrnAna1.pri.v4, whole genome shotgun sequence window:
- the G6PC3 gene encoding glucose-6-phosphatase 3 isoform X1 produces the protein METAHGAGIAVAEALQNGLPWLEGAWLGVTYLGDPKCAFLVYFPAVYYAERRVGLALLWMALVSEWLNLIFKWFLFGERPFWWVHESGYYSQAPVQVHQFPVSCETGPGSPSGHCMITGAALWPVMTAASDLVARRTRSRWVQLVPAVAYGLFLLAVGLSRVFILAHFPHQVLGGLVAGAALGRLLAPQVPLERELSFYGLVALALLLGASLIYWTLVTLGFDLAWSIQLASKWCERPEWLHLDTRPFASLGRDAGTALGLGVALHSPCYARLRRERLGPGQRVACLLLALGALQALGALGQPHQLTLFYVLNFLKAVLGPCVVLALVPWLVHSLSPRGAAPPHAQ, from the exons ATGGAGACGGCCCACGGCGCGGGCATCGCCGTGGCCGAAGCCCTGCAGAACGGGCTGCCCTGGCTGGAGGGCGCGTGGCTGGGGGTCACCTACCTGGGAGACCCCAAGTGCGCCTTCCTCGTCTACTTCCCCGCCGTCTACTACGCCGAGCGGCGCGTCGGGCTGGCCCTGCTCTGGATGGCGCTCGTCTCCGAGTGGCTCAACCTCATCTTCAAATG gTTTCTGTTTGGAGAGAGGCCTTTCTGGTGGGTTCACGAGTCCGGCTACTATAGCCAGGCCCCCGTCCAGGTGCACCAGTTCCCTGTGTCCTGCGAGACGGGGCCCG GGAGCCCGTCCGGCCACTGCATGATCACGGGGGCGGCCCTGTGGCCGGTGATGACCGCGGCATCGGACCTGGTGGCCCGGCGCACTCGGAG CCGCTGGGTCCAGCTGGTGCCTGCCGTGGCCTACGGCCTCTTCCTGTTGGCCGTCGGCTTGTCCCGGGTCTTCATCTTGGCACACTTCCCGCACCAGGTGCTGGGCGGCCTCGTGGCCG GCGCCGCCCTGGGCCGGCTGCTGGCCCCCCAGGTGCCCTTGGAGCGGGAGCTCAGCTTCTATGGGCTGGTAGCCCTGGCGCTGCTGCTGGGAGCCAGCCTCATCTACTGGACCCTCGTCACCCTGGGCTTCGACCTGGCTTG gtcGATCCAACTGGCCTCCAAGTGGTGCGAGCGGCCCGAGTGGCTGCACCTGGACACGAGGCCCTTCGCCTCCCTGGGCCGGGACGCGGGCACGgccttggggctgggggtggccctGCACTCGCCCTGCTACGCCCGGCTGCGGCGGGAGCGGTTGGGGCCCGGCCAGCGGGTGGCCTGCCTGCTCCTGGCCCTGGGCGCGCTGCAGGCGCTGGGCGCGCTGGGCCAGCCCCACCAGCTCACCCTCTTCTACGTCCTCAACTTCCTGAAGGCCGTGCTGGGCCCCTGCGTGGTGCTGGCCCTGGTGCCCTGGCTGGTCCACAGCCTCAGCCCCAGGGGGGCCGCTCCCCCGCACGCCCAGTGA
- the G6PC3 gene encoding glucose-6-phosphatase 3 isoform X2, producing MITGAALWPVMTAASDLVARRTRSRWVQLVPAVAYGLFLLAVGLSRVFILAHFPHQVLGGLVAGAALGRLLAPQVPLERELSFYGLVALALLLGASLIYWTLVTLGFDLAWSIQLASKWCERPEWLHLDTRPFASLGRDAGTALGLGVALHSPCYARLRRERLGPGQRVACLLLALGALQALGALGQPHQLTLFYVLNFLKAVLGPCVVLALVPWLVHSLSPRGAAPPHAQ from the exons ATGATCACGGGGGCGGCCCTGTGGCCGGTGATGACCGCGGCATCGGACCTGGTGGCCCGGCGCACTCGGAG CCGCTGGGTCCAGCTGGTGCCTGCCGTGGCCTACGGCCTCTTCCTGTTGGCCGTCGGCTTGTCCCGGGTCTTCATCTTGGCACACTTCCCGCACCAGGTGCTGGGCGGCCTCGTGGCCG GCGCCGCCCTGGGCCGGCTGCTGGCCCCCCAGGTGCCCTTGGAGCGGGAGCTCAGCTTCTATGGGCTGGTAGCCCTGGCGCTGCTGCTGGGAGCCAGCCTCATCTACTGGACCCTCGTCACCCTGGGCTTCGACCTGGCTTG gtcGATCCAACTGGCCTCCAAGTGGTGCGAGCGGCCCGAGTGGCTGCACCTGGACACGAGGCCCTTCGCCTCCCTGGGCCGGGACGCGGGCACGgccttggggctgggggtggccctGCACTCGCCCTGCTACGCCCGGCTGCGGCGGGAGCGGTTGGGGCCCGGCCAGCGGGTGGCCTGCCTGCTCCTGGCCCTGGGCGCGCTGCAGGCGCTGGGCGCGCTGGGCCAGCCCCACCAGCTCACCCTCTTCTACGTCCTCAACTTCCTGAAGGCCGTGCTGGGCCCCTGCGTGGTGCTGGCCCTGGTGCCCTGGCTGGTCCACAGCCTCAGCCCCAGGGGGGCCGCTCCCCCGCACGCCCAGTGA